CCGGGGTGTTCCCGGCGAACGTCTCCATGGCGCTGCGATCCAAGCGGAAGCCCGCCTGGTACCGGGTCGCTGTCTGGGCCCGGCTGCCGCTGCAGATCCCGCTGATCGCCTGGGCGCTGCGCGCTGGAAGGGGAGCCTGAGCTCAGCGGACCTTGCGCAGCACCGCCACGAGAGCAGGCCCGTCCACTGCAGCGGCGGCCCGCGGTGGGAGCCGGTCCAGGTAGCCCTCGACCAGGATCTCCGCGATCGCCGGCCAGTCGACGTCGACGTCCAACCAGGCGCCCACCCAGCCGCTCGGGCCGACGTAGGCCGGCCGGTAGTAGCGGTCCGGGTCCTCCTCGATCCAGGTCTGCTGGGCGCCGGGC
This region of Nakamurella alba genomic DNA includes:
- a CDS encoding MmcQ/YjbR family DNA-binding protein yields the protein MVDAGVPQDVVTYLGRQPAALRKVHRWCLRLPDTTVKQSHGSPTYQVRGKSYASTMHDHHASGRTELWAKGAPGAQQTWIEEDPDRYYRPAYVGPSGWVGAWLDVDVDWPAIAEILVEGYLDRLPPRAAAAVDGPALVAVLRKVR